A single genomic interval of Stieleria maiorica harbors:
- a CDS encoding tetratricopeptide repeat protein, protein MTPAPPHRVQPQTPPHISLGKRLLFSGVMAALVLCVAEVLLACFWTPPPPTDPFVGFSPSVPLLVESPPIDPNASTKEAGFRINPAKLVWFNDQWFPATKSPEAYRIVCLGGSTTYGRPFHDATSFCGWLRTMLPMVAPDRHWEVINAGGISYASYRIAGVMQEFAAHDVDLFIVYTGQNEFLEWRTYGDLLESSDTPGVMATRWLGTLARNTHLGQSLQSLADRMRSSATDESKPMLQGEVDEILNHTIGPASYKRDPHWHRGVEQHFRVNLRRMERIARDAGAEMAVIVPASNLRDCAPFKSDFGDDIDDTTRRRLAEDLEVARQMLTDGAAEQSLEVLELILAEDQRNADVHYLRGRALLQVDHADEARKSFQRAIDEDICPLRATTPIKQAIETFIGEGAVIPIDFESHLSRLRRNEEGHACFGAESFLDHVHPTIDVHREIALVILSALVDREIVPEVPSPDQIAAATQTIHGKLDRQTQGVAFRNLAKLTHWAGKFEEARRSANDALRLLPEDLESRYVLADCLVHEGQIDAAIEQYSELFRIGHFDRACQPFGELLAMQGHHDAAKGYLMQAIFVSEGPRQASAYRSLGRLHETLGETELAAECFEKAAELRP, encoded by the coding sequence CTGCGTCGCGGAAGTCCTGCTGGCCTGCTTTTGGACTCCCCCGCCACCGACCGATCCCTTCGTCGGATTCTCGCCCAGCGTCCCCTTGTTGGTCGAATCCCCGCCGATCGATCCAAACGCATCAACGAAAGAAGCCGGCTTTCGAATCAATCCCGCCAAACTGGTCTGGTTCAACGACCAATGGTTCCCGGCGACAAAGTCACCGGAGGCTTACCGCATCGTCTGTCTGGGCGGGTCGACGACCTACGGGCGACCGTTTCATGATGCCACGTCGTTTTGCGGTTGGCTTAGGACGATGTTGCCGATGGTCGCACCGGACCGTCATTGGGAAGTCATCAACGCCGGTGGGATCAGCTACGCCAGCTATCGTATCGCCGGTGTCATGCAAGAATTCGCCGCCCACGACGTCGACCTGTTCATCGTGTACACCGGACAAAACGAATTCTTGGAATGGCGAACCTACGGTGATCTGCTCGAATCCTCGGACACGCCGGGAGTGATGGCGACACGCTGGCTGGGGACCTTGGCCCGCAACACCCACCTCGGACAATCGCTTCAATCACTGGCCGATCGGATGCGATCCTCCGCGACAGACGAAAGCAAACCGATGCTGCAGGGAGAGGTCGATGAGATCCTGAATCACACGATTGGACCGGCCAGCTACAAACGTGACCCACACTGGCATCGCGGCGTGGAGCAACACTTTCGCGTCAACCTGCGGCGGATGGAACGCATCGCCCGCGACGCCGGCGCCGAAATGGCGGTCATCGTTCCGGCGTCCAACCTCCGAGACTGCGCGCCCTTCAAGTCCGACTTCGGCGACGACATCGACGACACCACGCGCCGGCGTTTGGCAGAAGACCTGGAAGTCGCTCGCCAAATGCTCACCGACGGAGCCGCCGAGCAGTCGCTGGAGGTTTTGGAACTGATCCTTGCCGAAGATCAGCGAAACGCAGACGTCCACTACTTGCGTGGTCGAGCCCTCTTGCAAGTGGATCATGCGGACGAAGCCCGTAAGAGTTTCCAACGCGCAATCGATGAAGACATCTGCCCGTTGCGCGCGACGACTCCGATCAAGCAGGCCATCGAAACGTTCATCGGCGAAGGGGCCGTCATCCCGATTGATTTTGAATCCCACTTGAGCCGATTGAGGCGAAACGAAGAGGGGCATGCTTGCTTCGGCGCCGAGTCGTTTCTCGATCACGTGCACCCCACGATCGATGTGCATCGCGAAATCGCGTTGGTGATACTAAGTGCGCTTGTCGATCGCGAAATCGTCCCCGAAGTCCCCTCGCCGGATCAGATCGCCGCGGCGACGCAAACGATCCACGGCAAGCTTGACCGGCAAACCCAAGGCGTCGCGTTTCGCAATCTGGCCAAGCTGACGCATTGGGCGGGCAAGTTCGAAGAGGCCAGGCGGAGTGCCAACGACGCGCTGCGGTTGCTGCCGGAGGATCTGGAAAGCCGCTATGTCTTGGCGGATTGCCTGGTGCACGAGGGACAGATTGACGCGGCGATCGAGCAGTACAGCGAATTGTTTCGCATCGGACATTTCGACCGAGCCTGCCAACCGTTCGGAGAGTTGCTGGCGATGCAGGGCCACCACGACGCGGCCAAGGGGTACCTGATGCAAGCGATTTTCGTCAGCGAAGGCCCGCGCCAAGCGTCCGCCTACCGCTCGCTCGGCCGCCTGCACGAGACACTGGGGGAGACGGAATTGGCCGCCGAGTGCTTCGAAAAGGCCGCCGAACTGCGGCCCTGA
- the folE2 gene encoding GTP cyclohydrolase FolE2, which translates to MTKASITATPLPDIQSTGDRRKVAINKVGVTNVRYPISLRTPGKGQGNEFIHTVATINMFVSLPHDVKGTHMSRFLEVLNEYHEELSSDALPLVANRMKERLESEDAYLELNFPYFIDKQAPVSGQSGKLDFDVAFELASNGTDDFVMTLKIPATSLCPCSKEISDYGAHNQRCDMTVKVRMAEGVHLWIEELFGIVEQCASTQVFSVLKRPDEKWVTERAYENPKFVEDIVRDLAVALNNDDRIVWYQVSSENYESIHNHNAYAFIERDKREE; encoded by the coding sequence ATGACAAAAGCGTCCATCACCGCAACTCCCCTGCCCGACATCCAATCGACGGGCGACCGACGCAAGGTCGCGATCAATAAAGTCGGGGTGACAAATGTGCGGTACCCGATTTCGCTGCGGACGCCCGGAAAGGGCCAAGGCAACGAATTCATCCACACCGTCGCGACGATCAACATGTTCGTCTCGCTGCCGCACGATGTGAAAGGGACCCACATGTCGCGGTTCTTGGAAGTGCTGAACGAGTACCACGAGGAACTCAGCAGCGACGCCTTGCCGCTGGTCGCCAACCGGATGAAAGAGAGACTGGAATCCGAAGACGCCTATCTGGAGCTGAACTTCCCCTACTTCATCGACAAGCAAGCGCCTGTCAGCGGCCAGTCCGGAAAGCTGGACTTCGATGTCGCCTTTGAACTGGCCAGCAACGGGACCGACGACTTCGTGATGACGCTGAAAATCCCGGCGACCAGCCTGTGTCCGTGCTCCAAAGAGATCTCGGATTACGGTGCCCACAACCAACGCTGTGACATGACGGTCAAAGTTCGCATGGCCGAAGGCGTCCATCTGTGGATCGAAGAACTGTTCGGAATCGTCGAACAATGCGCCTCCACGCAAGTCTTCAGCGTTCTGAAACGCCCCGACGAGAAATGGGTCACCGAACGGGCCTATGAAAACCCAAAATTCGTTGAAGACATCGTCCGGGACTTGGCGGTCGCACTCAACAACGATGACCGCATCGTCTGGTATCAAGTCAGCAGCGAAAACTACGAATCGATCCACAATCACAATGCGTACGCGTTCATCGAACGTGATAAACGCGAAGAATAA
- a CDS encoding alpha/beta hydrolase, with protein sequence MKPFSFHTPRLRDAASAVLLTVGLFAVAIETAAAQDSSPQNTAAQVTAAQVTAAQVTAAQVTAPDGVEVLSDIQYATTPHGPLLLDLYRPEQIDRNLPVIVFVHGGGWKGGDKRSGLKIAAWLAGENYAVASINYRLLEVSAWPTQIDDCYAAVRWVREHAEQYRFDPDRIVAWGTSAGGHLAALMATRPYPGNESTSSRVHAGIDWFGPTDLLTMPPNVVSQSRSFEDVAKSNGARLLQAPVMTVPELAKTASALYNVTPDDPPMLIMHGDQDPGVPVDQSVRLAEALKKAGVPVQLEIIPGAGHGGKAFQTPEVRAAVRRFLKEHLQ encoded by the coding sequence ATGAAACCATTCTCGTTCCACACGCCGCGACTTCGCGACGCGGCGTCTGCTGTTCTTCTGACAGTCGGTTTGTTCGCGGTTGCGATCGAGACCGCCGCCGCCCAAGACTCCTCTCCCCAGAACACTGCCGCCCAGGTCACTGCCGCCCAGGTCACTGCCGCCCAGGTCACTGCCGCCCAGGTCACTGCTCCCGACGGTGTCGAGGTGCTTTCGGACATCCAGTACGCGACGACCCCGCATGGGCCGCTCCTACTGGACTTGTACCGGCCCGAGCAAATCGATCGCAACTTGCCGGTCATCGTCTTTGTGCACGGCGGCGGATGGAAAGGTGGCGACAAGCGATCGGGGCTCAAGATCGCAGCATGGCTGGCGGGCGAAAACTATGCCGTGGCGAGTATCAATTACCGCCTGTTGGAAGTGTCCGCCTGGCCGACGCAGATCGACGATTGCTACGCAGCGGTCCGCTGGGTGCGCGAGCACGCCGAACAGTATCGGTTCGATCCCGACCGCATCGTCGCTTGGGGAACGTCGGCCGGAGGTCACTTGGCGGCGCTGATGGCGACGCGTCCGTATCCGGGGAACGAATCGACCAGCAGTCGTGTGCATGCCGGCATCGATTGGTTCGGCCCCACCGACCTGCTCACCATGCCTCCCAACGTCGTGTCGCAATCGCGGAGCTTTGAAGACGTTGCGAAATCCAATGGTGCGCGACTGCTTCAAGCACCGGTCATGACCGTCCCGGAGTTGGCAAAGACGGCCAGCGCCTTGTACAACGTGACGCCCGATGACCCTCCGATGCTGATCATGCATGGCGACCAGGATCCGGGTGTCCCGGTCGACCAAAGTGTGCGACTGGCCGAGGCGCTCAAGAAAGCCGGGGTGCCCGTGCAATTAGAAATCATCCCGGGAGCCGGGCACGGTGGGAAAGCGTTTCAAACACCCGAGGTCCGTGCTGCAGTCAGGCGTTTCTTGAAAGAACATCTCCAATAA